The segment ACAATATGGGGATGACCAAGCGAATTGTGTTCGACATGCCCGTCAACCTGATAAACGTCGCGAAGCAGATCACGGTCAATAACCTTGGCGCATTCGCCAAATGCCACCATACGGCCATTGCGGATTGCCATGGCGTGATCGCAATATTGCAGGGCATGGTTAAGGTCGTGAATGGCGATCAGGACAATCATTTTTTGGCGCTTGGCGATATCGCGCATGAAGGACAGGACCTCCATCTGGCGATGCAGATCGAGGGCCGAGGTCGGCTCGTCCATCAGCAGGATTTCGGGTTCACGCACCAGCGTCTGGGCAATGGCAACAAGCTGCCGCTGACCACCGCTAAGCTCGCCCAGATTGCGCGCGGCCAGATCGGAAATTCGAAGGGCGGCCAGAATATCATCAATCCGAGCCAGTTCTTCGGCCTGAACGCGTAGTGACGATCCCTGCTTGGCGGCCAGAATAACCGACTCATATACTGAAAGAACGGCGTTCGAGCCGGTATCCTGTGGCATGTAGCAAATCGTGTTGCGGCTATAATTCGCCGTTTCGACATGCACTTTGCCGCCACCCTTGGCAAGACCGGCAACGCGTTTGAACAGGCTTGATTTTCCTGCTGCGTTCGGCCCGATGACGGCAATCACGTCGCCACCTGTCAGAACCGGCGTACTGACACCGGAAACCACATGGGTACGGCCGTAGCGGGTGCCAAGGTCTTCAAGACGAAGTGTTGTTACCATGATTTCCTCCGGCTTGCGAAAATCAGCGAGAAGAAGAACGGCACGCCGACAAGCGCGGTAATTACCCCAATGGGCAGGATCGCGCCGGGGATCAGAAGTTTTGACAGAACCGACGTTGCCGACAGGATCAACGCCCCGCATAGTACCGATGCCGGCAGGAAGAAACGCTGATCCTCACCGACCAGCATACGGGCGATATGCGGCCCGACCAGACCGATGAAACCGATGGTCCCGACAAACGAAACCGGGATTGCCGCCAGCATACTGACCAGCAACATGGTTTTGAGCCGCAGCGACTGGACATTCACCCCGAAACTTTCCGCCTTGGCATCGCCTAACCGAAGGGCGGTCAGTGCCCAGGCCTGACGGGTAAACAGCGGCAGGGCGATGGCAACGGCAATGGCCGTGATGGCAACCTTGGACCAGGTTGCCTTGACCAGACTGCCCATCGTCCAGAACACAACTGCGGCCAATGCCTGTTCGCTGGCAAGATATTGCAGCAGGGCCAGAAGCGCGTTGAAGGTAAAGACCAGCGCAATCCCCAAAAGGACGATGGTTTCAACCGTAACACCGCGCATGCGGCTGAAAAAATGAATGATCAGCGCGGTTCCCATTGCCATGACAAAGGCATTGATCGGGATGATGAATTCGACAAAGGCAGGCAGGATCGCAACGCCAAGAACCAGCGCCAGAGCAGCGCCAAAACCGGCTGCGGCCGAAATGCCTAACGTAAAGGGGCTGGCAAGCGGGTTGGCAAGGATGGTCTGCATCTGGGCGCCTGCGGTCGAAAGGGCGGCACCGACGGTCAGCGCCATCAGGGCGACAGGCATGCGGATTTCCCAGATCACGACGCGCAACTGATCGCTGGCATCCGATGGGTTTAATAAGGCAAAGATCACGTCAGACAGCGGATAATTGGCCGGTCCGGTTGCCAGATCGACAGCAAAGGACAGGAACAGCGCAATCGTCATGCCGGTAAGGATCAGGACACGACGCAGGGAGCGCGCCTTGTAATACGCGCTCCCTGCCGGAATGGTGGTTTGATCGGAGATCATGGAAATCAGTTCTGATCGCTAACGGAAACGAAATAACCCGGCTGATACGGCGTTGACAGGAACCGCTCATGCAGTTCGCGGAACGATGCCTCCGGGTCGATATCGGCAAACAGATCCGGATGCAGCCATTTTGCCATCTGTTCGATAACCACGAACTGATAGGGGCTGTTATAGAACTGGTGCCAGACCGCATGAATTTTACCGTTTTCAACGGCTTTGATGCCGGTGAATGCCGGGCGGTTCATAAGGTTTTCAAGCTTGCGATGAGCTTCTTTCATGTCTGCATTCGGGCCGAGTCCGACCCATGCACCACCCGGTGAATAGGCTTCCCAGCTTGCGCCGGTTGCAATGACCTGATCGGGGTTTGATGCAACAACCTGTTCGGGGTTGATCGTACCGAAGGTGCCCGGAATGATTGTTGCAGCGATGTTGGTACCACCGGCAATCTCAACCATTTTCCCAAAGTTTTCATTGCCAAATGACATGCAGCATTCATCGGAAAAACCGGCTGCGCGTTCGATGAAAACGTCAGGTTTGGCTGGATTGGTCTTAGCAAGGCGATCGGTCACAATGGCGATTTTATCGTTGCGGAATTTGATGAATTCCTCGGCACGGTCCTGTTCACCGGTGATGGTGCCCAGGATGCGCATGCTGGTATCGGTGTTTTCAATCGGGCGTTCGCGGAAATCGATATAAACCAGCGGAATGCCGACCGCTGCCAGCTTTTCGTCAAGGGCCGCGTCTTCGGTGGCTCCCTTGGCTTCAAGGTTCATCACGATGACGTCTGGTTTCAGGGCGATGGCCTGTTCGATATCGAATGTGCCATCCTTGATCCCGCCGAAGGTCGGCAGATCATTAATGGACGGGTATTTGGCGGCATAGATGTCATAGGTCTGCGGATCGGCCTTTTTCAGGTCATCGCGCCAGCCAACGACTCGCTTGAACGGTTCTGCGCTATCAAGCGTTGCAAGGCCGTAAATCAGGCGGCCTTCACCAAGAATAAGCTTTTCTGCCGGAACCTTGACCGAAACTTCACGCCCGGCCACATCGGTGATCGTGACGGTTTCTGCTGCGTGGACGGTCCCCGCGACCATCAACGCAACCGCAGCAATAGCGCCAAAAAATTTCATTCCCGTACCCTTGTTTAGGATTGCCTGACCGCGGCATTATCATTTAATGAGAATGCAAATCAATACTTTTCGCATTAATTGATTTTTTTATGGATTGGATGGTATTTGTGCCGATATCTGTCGGTGTGCGGTTCCCGCAAGATCGCGCAAATTTTTCGCAGATATGGGCCATTGGGGGACGACCGGACGATGACAACGCATTCAAGCAATTTCAATCTGCGTGACGAGATCAAGGAATACTGGTCCATGCGCGCGGCAACGTTCGACGAACAGCCCGGGCACGAGATTTTCTCAGATCAGGAACGTCTGGCGTGGCACGACCTGTTTCGTCGTCATCTGGGCGACGGGACTGGCAAACGTGCGCTTGACCTTGCCAGTGGTACCGGGGTTATCAGCCATTTGATGCATGATCTGGGGTTCGAGGTTACCGGGCTTGATTGGTCCGAAGCGATGCTGGAAAAGGCGCGGGCCAAATCGAAACTGCGTCAGTCCAATATCCGGTTCATCCTTGGCGATGCGGAAAACACGCTTGAAGACGATAACAGCTATGACGTCATCGTCACACGGCATCTGGTCTGGACTCTGGTGGATCCGGCGGCGGCCTTTGCTGAATGGTTCCGGGTTTTGAAACCGGGGGGCAAGCTTCTGGTGGTGGATGGTGATTTCGTCTCGCCCACCTGGATCAGTAAGCTAAACAAGGCGATGACGGGGTTCCTGCAATCCATCGGGTTGAAACGCGATGTTGCCGAAATCCCGCAGCTCAAGACCCATCGCGATATTCTTGCGCGCGTTCATTTTTCCCAGGGTGCCCGTGCTGACGAAGTGACATCAATGCTGAAAACCGCCGGGTTCGACCCGGTGATGGCCGATTTCAACATGCGCCAGATTCACCGCGCCCAGTCAAAGCATCTTACGCTTGCCAAGGGTCTGGAACGTGGTGCCCAGCATCGTTACGCCATCTGCGCGACCAAGCCTTAAAAGGCCACTTGGGCCGGTTATGAGCGGCCTGAAAACAAGGCGATGTCGCTGCGCATCGGGGTCCAGACGATAATCTCGCGCGGGATCGCAAGAAGCCCCGGCAAACTGTCCCAGAAGGCCTGCCGATAGGGACGGTGCATCTGTACTTCCATCAAATCTTCCAGATCGGTCCATGTTTCATACAGCATGAAACGGTTGGGTTCGTCCGGATGATGATGCAGGAAGGCATTGATGAATGTTGCCTCATAGCGCATCGCATCCAGAACCGGGTGAAGCAGGGCAAGAAAGTCATCTTCCCTGCCCGGTTTGATGGTCAGGATAACGGTGCCGGCAATCGGGCCTGTTTCGGTGTTAACGGTTGCATTCATGATCTCGGCCTTCGGTCTGATTTCGATATTGACCGGGGTAGGTTATGACAGGCCGGGAAGCAAAACGATTACCTGACAGGTAATGAGCCTAATCAAGTTTGATGCTGATTTCGGTTTTGACCGAATTGGCAAGGAAGCAGGCCTCGTGGGCGGCGTGATGCAGTTCGGCCTCAATCTCTGCCGTCGGGGCTGTGCTGGCATAGGTGACCTTGGGGCAAAGTTCGACTTTGGTGACCACTGTTTTGCCGTCCTGCATTTCCATGACGCCGGTTGCAGCATCGACATAGCTGTCGACAATGATTTTCCGGCGCGATGCGAAATCAAGGAAGAACAGCATGTGGCAGCTTGAAAGGGCGGCGACATAGGCTTCTTCGGGATCGACATTTTCGGCGACGGAATAGGGTAGCGGCACGACATGGGGGGATGACGATGCGGGGACTTCGACCCCGCCGTCAAACCGCCAAAGATGACCGCGGCTATACCGGCGGTCGGCAAAGTTTGCGCCGTCGCGTTGCCATCTGACTTCTGCGCCGAAACTGCTCATTGCGGGGCTCCATTTTCGGGGTGCTCGACAAGTTGTCGTGAGGTGATGCCGATGTGTTTTTCAATGATTTCAACGGCCTTGCTAACATCGCCAAGGTTACATACGGCCAGCAGGTCATTATGTTCTTCGTAAAACGCTTTGCGTGCCTGTGATCCCGGGGGCTGCCGGTGATAGGAGCGGCGGGCTTCGCGGCGCAATTCGTCAATCATCTGTAACAGGCGACCATTGCCACACGGGGCATACAGGGTCCGGTGAAAAGCGATATCGAGCTCCTCGATGATCGCAGGGTCTTCTTCTTCAAAAAGATCGTCGTTCAAACGGATCGCCTTGCGCAGGTCGCGTTGTGTCAGATGCGGGATCGACAGGATAAGGGCGGTTGATTCCAGCGAAATGCGGATTTGCGACAGTTCGCGGGCCTCGTTGGCACTTAAGCCGTTTACCGCGAGGCTGCGGTCGGATCGTTTGGTTAGCAACCCGTTTGCCAGCAACCGTTCCAGCGCCTGACGTACCGGTTGGCGACTGACACCGAACCGTTCGGCCAGCCGTTCCTGTTTCAGGATTGTGCCGGGCGAAAGGGTACCGTTTTCGATTTCGCTTTGAAGCGTTTCAGTGATTTTATTTGGATCCATGGATCCAAAATCATGCAAATTTGCCGAAGAGTCAAGCGGGTTCCGTTGGCGTGAATTCACCCGAAATTTGATGCGTCAGCATCGTAAATCCCGGGCGCATTTTATTTGTATGAGGATTTAACCTGCGGCATTGTGGAGGTGGCGTGGGCGTTGGGCGTTTGCCCGAGGGGGCTCAAGGGCTCCGGGGGCTAAGGGAGGCTTTGGCGGGCATTCCCTCGGATTATTGGGCCGGGATGGCTGCGGTCAGGGTGCTGTTGGCCGGGGCGGTTTTGGAGACGAAGTCGATCACGCGATTGACCGCGTTGTCGATATCCTCGTTCAGGATGCCGTGGCGATCGGAGTCCAGGACCTGGATATCAAGATGGCTGCATCCAGTGGCGTGGCGTTTGATCAGAGTCGCACTGGCGGGATCTACGACCTGATCGCCATCGCCCTGTAAAATCAGGATCGGGCAGGCAACATCGGGCAGACGGTTTTGCATTTCGGCAACCGCCTGACGGAGATTGTGCAGACCGCCAATCGGGATGTTACGGTAATTGATCTCGGGATGTTCGGATTCGTTAAGCCGGAAACTGAGCATTTCCTGTGCCGAGGGTACCCAGCCCATCAGTTTGTTCGCACCATAAAGCAGCGGCACAAACATCAGATTGCGATTGCGGAATTTAAGCGGTGTCGATGCCATGACGAGCCCGGCCAGTTTTTCGGGCCGGTCAGCCGCAAGAATGGCCGAAAGCGCCCCACCGGTTGAAAAGCCGACAATGATGATGTTGTCGCAAAAGGCCGACAGGATTTCATAGCCGCGCCGAACCGATGCCAGCCAATCGCCCCACGGACGTT is part of the Thalassospira lucentensis genome and harbors:
- a CDS encoding ABC transporter ATP-binding protein; translated protein: MVTTLRLEDLGTRYGRTHVVSGVSTPVLTGGDVIAVIGPNAAGKSSLFKRVAGLAKGGGKVHVETANYSRNTICYMPQDTGSNAVLSVYESVILAAKQGSSLRVQAEELARIDDILAALRISDLAARNLGELSGGQRQLVAIAQTLVREPEILLMDEPTSALDLHRQMEVLSFMRDIAKRQKMIVLIAIHDLNHALQYCDHAMAIRNGRMVAFGECAKVIDRDLLRDVYQVDGHVEHNSLGHPHIVLRGPLTPGTVAEYPAERIAAQ
- a CDS encoding iron ABC transporter permease — encoded protein: MISDQTTIPAGSAYYKARSLRRVLILTGMTIALFLSFAVDLATGPANYPLSDVIFALLNPSDASDQLRVVIWEIRMPVALMALTVGAALSTAGAQMQTILANPLASPFTLGISAAAGFGAALALVLGVAILPAFVEFIIPINAFVMAMGTALIIHFFSRMRGVTVETIVLLGIALVFTFNALLALLQYLASEQALAAVVFWTMGSLVKATWSKVAITAIAVAIALPLFTRQAWALTALRLGDAKAESFGVNVQSLRLKTMLLVSMLAAIPVSFVGTIGFIGLVGPHIARMLVGEDQRFFLPASVLCGALILSATSVLSKLLIPGAILPIGVITALVGVPFFFSLIFASRRKSW
- a CDS encoding ABC transporter substrate-binding protein yields the protein MKFFGAIAAVALMVAGTVHAAETVTITDVAGREVSVKVPAEKLILGEGRLIYGLATLDSAEPFKRVVGWRDDLKKADPQTYDIYAAKYPSINDLPTFGGIKDGTFDIEQAIALKPDVIVMNLEAKGATEDAALDEKLAAVGIPLVYIDFRERPIENTDTSMRILGTITGEQDRAEEFIKFRNDKIAIVTDRLAKTNPAKPDVFIERAAGFSDECCMSFGNENFGKMVEIAGGTNIAATIIPGTFGTINPEQVVASNPDQVIATGASWEAYSPGGAWVGLGPNADMKEAHRKLENLMNRPAFTGIKAVENGKIHAVWHQFYNSPYQFVVIEQMAKWLHPDLFADIDPEASFRELHERFLSTPYQPGYFVSVSDQN
- a CDS encoding class I SAM-dependent methyltransferase, with protein sequence MTTHSSNFNLRDEIKEYWSMRAATFDEQPGHEIFSDQERLAWHDLFRRHLGDGTGKRALDLASGTGVISHLMHDLGFEVTGLDWSEAMLEKARAKSKLRQSNIRFILGDAENTLEDDNSYDVIVTRHLVWTLVDPAAAFAEWFRVLKPGGKLLVVDGDFVSPTWISKLNKAMTGFLQSIGLKRDVAEIPQLKTHRDILARVHFSQGARADEVTSMLKTAGFDPVMADFNMRQIHRAQSKHLTLAKGLERGAQHRYAICATKP
- a CDS encoding putative quinol monooxygenase, yielding MNATVNTETGPIAGTVILTIKPGREDDFLALLHPVLDAMRYEATFINAFLHHHPDEPNRFMLYETWTDLEDLMEVQMHRPYRQAFWDSLPGLLAIPREIIVWTPMRSDIALFSGRS
- a CDS encoding OsmC family protein; protein product: MSSFGAEVRWQRDGANFADRRYSRGHLWRFDGGVEVPASSSPHVVPLPYSVAENVDPEEAYVAALSSCHMLFFLDFASRRKIIVDSYVDAATGVMEMQDGKTVVTKVELCPKVTYASTAPTAEIEAELHHAAHEACFLANSVKTEISIKLD
- a CDS encoding GntR family transcriptional regulator translates to MDPNKITETLQSEIENGTLSPGTILKQERLAERFGVSRQPVRQALERLLANGLLTKRSDRSLAVNGLSANEARELSQIRISLESTALILSIPHLTQRDLRKAIRLNDDLFEEEDPAIIEELDIAFHRTLYAPCGNGRLLQMIDELRREARRSYHRQPPGSQARKAFYEEHNDLLAVCNLGDVSKAVEIIEKHIGITSRQLVEHPENGAPQ